Part of the Melitaea cinxia chromosome 6, ilMelCinx1.1, whole genome shotgun sequence genome is shown below.
aaaataaatataaagactatttaagttatataaagaAAGACTACAAGCATAAAACAGTGTCAGCGAAAATAAACAACACCAATAGTGTTTCGGGGACCTGTGTTGGGGTCTGAAAACAAACGTTTTTTTCAAACAACAAAACACATATGGCCTgtacatacaaatgtttgtcataagcGCAAAAACCAGCGCTGTGCCCTTTGTACCCGCGTGAAAATAAAGATTTCGATATACCTACATATCTAACACGTTGACTGCCGTAGTGTAAATGagaaaaatcagtaaaaaactttttgatgAAAATAGGTgagcaatattaatattttaaaatatatctaatttagGATTCGATCAGAAGCTGCGTTCcataattatttcgaaaaaaccACATGAGGCCACCGGTGACCTACGTGGCGCCTTGATAGTAAAAATGTGAATTTCCGTTACGGGGGCGCCGGAGCGGGCACTTCTCCGGTCACCCGCACCCCGCAGTCGTCAGTTAGCGCTTGGACGGTGCACCCGTGACGGACGCTCGtgctttttaatttgtaagatttcGTGATTCAACATGGAGAATAGTAAAGATTTCGACGTGAATTTCATAGATATTTCATTAGATGATTTGCGCGACATTGACTTACTAGAAGCTAGTATTTTTGATGAAGTTGCTAGAAAAAATGATTTGAGTGAAAATGAAGAATCAGAGATTGAAGATTATAATATCTATCCTTCAAAAAAACGCAGACGTATGTTTATTCCTAGTGAATCTGAGAGTGAAATTGATGACGTGGAAAAAATTGTGAATGAGAATATTGATAGATTATCAGCGAGTACGTCACAAAAATGGCTTCAACCAAAAGGACATCAACCATCTGTTATAGCATTCAAAGAAGTAACAGGTAtaatatgttctttttttttgttttttgtttgttctaTTTCAGACTATAGGTAACATATTTCTGTGCCAAACATCATGATCCGTTAATGTCatgttaatatttgtatattaaaccGTATGATAAGGtgtatatttgtttcattttcagGTATGAGACAACCATTTGCTTCGCAATTTCGAAATGCTGCTCCAGGACAATATTTTAGCTTGATGGTTCCGGATGAAATTTTCGAAGAAATAGCTATTCAAACCAATTTATTTGCAGAACAACAAGGACCAAGTGAAAAGCCTTCGTCTCGCTCAAATCAATGGAAAGCAACCACAAAAGATGAAATAAAACGGTTCTTCGGATTAATTTTGTATATGGGACTTGTTAAAGTTCCTAAAATAAACCTTTATTGGAGTACTGACAGGGTTTTTGGGCAAACTTTTGCTGCATCTGTTATGAGCCGTAACagatttgaattattattgcaGAAACTGCACTTTACGAATAATGATACGGCTGATGTGTCTGACAGGATCTACAAAATCCGACCTCTTTTAGATAGtttaaacaaaacttttaaaaatatatatgcaccTAAGGAAGATATCTGTATTGATGAAAGCCAAGTGCCTTTCAGAGGTCGCATCATTTTCAGACAATATAACAAAAGCAAGAGGCACAAATATGGTATGAAGTTATTTAAACTCTGTACATTACCAGGATATACATGCAAATTGGAACTGTATGCTGGCAAAAATAATGAACTAGTGAATACCACACCTACAAGAGTGGTAATGTCTCTTTGTGAGCACATACTGGGCTGTGGTCACACACTTGCAACAGACAATTGGTATACAAGCTTGGAGCTGGCCAATGAACTACTTGATAAGGACACTCATTTGGTGGGTACTTTGAGGAAAAATAGAAGAGGTTTACCGAAAGTCGTAGTAGACTCCAAATTAAAACCTGGTGAAGTAATAGCTAGAGA
Proteins encoded:
- the LOC123654501 gene encoding piggyBac transposable element-derived protein 4-like, whose translation is MENSKDFDVNFIDISLDDLRDIDLLEASIFDEVARKNDLSENEESEIEDYNIYPSKKRRRMFIPSESESEIDDVEKIVNENIDRLSASTSQKWLQPKGHQPSVIAFKEVTGMRQPFASQFRNAAPGQYFSLMVPDEIFEEIAIQTNLFAEQQGPSEKPSSRSNQWKATTKDEIKRFFGLILYMGLVKVPKINLYWSTDRVFGQTFAASVMSRNRFELLLQKLHFTNNDTADVSDRIYKIRPLLDSLNKTFKNIYAPKEDICIDESQVPFRGRIIFRQYNKSKRHKYGMKLFKLCTLPGYTCKLELYAGKNNELVNTTPTRVVMSLCEHILGCGHTLATDNWYTSLELANELLDKDTHLVGTLRKNRRGLPKVVVDSKLKPGEVIARENERGICVLKWKDKRDVLMLSTKHSKGFSKIIKKGKIIRKPRMVLAYNKTKSAVDMSDQMAAYSSPLRKTVKWYKKLGIELILNTAIVNAWVMYNENKKKSESIVQFRRELVEYLVDAGKDKTTESERIDRPRRLKHQLLKKEGNEEKQEKDGPGLETDPAH